A region of Penaeus chinensis breed Huanghai No. 1 chromosome 38, ASM1920278v2, whole genome shotgun sequence DNA encodes the following proteins:
- the LOC125045988 gene encoding zinc finger protein 628-like encodes MDHFERNFWDLPDVAASQYGSGAACYAWPFGDVLGVFSSKDIMDHLLGAPLPTPKRQCVRPVNGLSWSQPRPLYTSYLTPFVETRPSDLDAAPSLTSSPPHEKKTISHSPAPVPPSVSQEFKSALGPITVTFLAPQVTSSPTVPSLPARRRKNAHCHLCDKRFENRYKLKMHLNTHTGARPFTCDVCGKGFMRRTTLNAHRIIHDASQFSCPTCNRTFKRSSERLIHILLKVCLRKQRILRRTVSGWFCDVCNESVPLPEEHQCPVKGRRRQCPVCGMDFGRQRDHKMLTHVRQDHPEFLASL; translated from the coding sequence ATGGATCACTTCGAACGCAACTTTTGGGATCTGCCTGACGTGGCTGCCTCTCAGTATGGGTCTGGCGCGGCTTGTTATGCCTGGCCCTTTGGAGACGTCCTGGGGGTGTTTTCCTCGAAGGACATCATGGACCACTTACTAGGAGCGCCCTTGCCGACCCCGAAGAGACAGTGTGTTCGACCTGTGAATGGCCTCTCATGGAGTCAGCCAAGGCCTTTGTATACAAGTTACTTGACTCCCTTTGTTGAAACGAGACCATCGGATTTGGACGCTGCTCCATCGTTGACCTCTTCTCCGCCTCACGAAAAAAAGACGATATCACATTCGCCCGCTCCAGTGCCTCCTTCAGTAAGCCAAGAATTCAAGAGCGCTCTCGGCCCCATCACTGTTACCTTCCTGGCGCCGCAGGTAACCTCCTCGCCAACTGTTCCCTCACTCCCCGCCCGCAGAAGGAAGAACGCCCACTGTCATCTTTGCGACAAGCGCTTCGAGAATCGCTACAAGTTAAAGATGCATCTCAATACCCACACGGGGGCTCGACCCTTCACGTGCGATGTGTGCGGGAAAGGCTTCATGCGACGGACCACCCTCAACGCCCATCGGATCATTCACGACGCCTCTCAGTTCTCGTGTCCCACCTGCAACCGCACCTTCAAGCGCTCGTCCGAAAGGCTTATCCATATCTTACTGAAGGTGTGTCTGCGGAAGCAAAGGATCCTTCGTCGGACAGTCAGTGGTTGGTTTTGTGATGTCTGCAACGAGAGCGTTCCCCTGCCGGAGGAACATCAGTGTCCTGTCAAAGGTCGACGCCGTCAGTGTCCTGTCTGCGGGATGGACTTCGGCAGGCAGCGCGACCACAAGATGTTGACTCATGTCCGCCAGGATCACCCAGAGTTTCTCGCCTCGTTGTAA